AATCTTGCAAGACTTTCATGTACTTCTTGGCCACAGTACCATCTTCGACCAAGTCATTGATCTCTACAGACTTTGATGGTGACAAAGTCTTATCCACTCTTTCCTTTAATCTAACTAATCCAAGGATGATCTCATCACTGGTGAGGGGAGAGATTGTTTTCATGAAACAAATCCTGATCATCAAGATCTTGAATTTGATTGTTGAaattatgaatataaatatataGTCATTTAGCATAAGGTCTTCAACTTGATTTAGATTTTAACTTTTCAACATTGGAAAAggtggaagagaaagaaaaagtgtTTTGTTATTATGTGTTCAAAAAGCATCCCAAAGTCATAttaggaaaaaatatataaaaattataaaaagtatTAACATAAATGCTAGAAAATCATGTTTCTCTCCCAATGACCACAGAGAAGATTAAAATACTTCAAACAACATCAAATTTAATGAGGAATTGACTTTAGGATTGACtttagaacagaaaataaaatcatttttctcAAAAATCAACAAATTTATTTTGTAAAATAAAAGGAAGAAATGAGGGATTAAAgaacagagagagaagaaaaaaaatatttcacaaaATATTGAGGTCCCACCGAGATTTGAACTCGGGTTACTGGATTCAGAGTCCAATGTCCTAACCACTAGACCATGGGACCGGCTGTGAAAGTTCTCatacaaaataatattaattatatatttataaagcATGCCTAAGGAGAATCAGATTCAGCTAATGTATTCTGTGGATGTAACACCAGAACAAATGGTTTGATTTAGAAACAATTTTTATGTGCTAATACCTGCAAAAGTCATCTCCATCAGCAAAAAGTTCCAATAATTGTTCAAAAATGGAATGGCTTATTGCATCACAAACACATTCCCAGCGAAGAGACTCTAATTTATATCCTAGCTCATATATATAATAACTGAAGGCAAataatgaacacaatgaacaaacATACTTGAGAACAATGGAATTTGCCTGCAGAAAGGAAAGGAGAAAACAAGATGATTGCTATGGCAGATGATCTTGGGATCTACATTAGTGACTCATCTGCATATTCTTTCTGAGATGAAATATAAGTTTGAAGTTTATAGTATGCTGCAAAAGATCTTTCGTTCTAATTTTCTGAAGAATAGAGAGTTAAGCTTGACTTAATTTAACAGCCCGCAGAAGAACTTGATGGAAAGGGCATTAACAAATAAGAAAAGCCAGGAGTTGGTCATAAATGTTCAATTTGGAATTACTAGATGAGCACTCAATTTTTCAATACATTATAACAAATCAAAGAGGAACACTGCAGATTCTCACCTGGACACTAATTCATCCAAGCACTGGAAATTTATGTACATAAAATAAGTTGTTGTGTGAGACTGGCATTCAAAAACAGAGTTTGTTAAAAAAATGAACACTGAGCAAAACAAGGTAAGCCACCTATTTTCTCCTaagaaaccatcaaaatcaacatTAAACTAAGGTAACTTTACCCAAAACCTGGAGGCACATCAGGGTCCTCATCGCTGACACCAACTGGAATGATGGAAGAATTAACCGGTGGACCAAAACCGGGTGGCACAGCATCAATCTGTTCTGGGTCATTAAGCGCTTCATTTGATGAGTGTGGTTGCTCATCATGAAGCATCATAGCGTGTTCAACTTTGCTGCTTGGCTGATCAGTTGAACAAAATCCTGGCGGTACTTCCATTTGTTCATTTCCATCAGACACATTCGTCTCACATGTAGAAGGTGCTACAAGAGAAGCTTGATCCTTTTCGTCACCAACAAGTAGTCTTTTTTGAGGAGAAACGCTGTCTTGTTTATTCACTTCTGGTTTAACAATTCTATCATATACAGACTCCACAGTACCTCTAATATCATTTTCACATGATTTGATAACCTTCCACACCTCATCTGAAATTTGTCCCATGATTTTGCTTCTGCAGAAATAGTACTTTGTCATATCAGTTGCAGATGGCAGCCTCAGAGCTCAGAACTCTCACTTCAAGAATTACATAGTGTCATAATACAATATAAACTAGTGATGATCAACTTATAGTTGTTTGATCCTTACCCAAGCTCTTGATAAATAGCATCAGAAAGTTGTCTTAGCTTCAATTTCTCAGAACCATCTTCATTAAGTACCATTGATTGTCTCACC
This DNA window, taken from Musa acuminata AAA Group cultivar baxijiao chromosome BXJ3-7, Cavendish_Baxijiao_AAA, whole genome shotgun sequence, encodes the following:
- the LOC135642065 gene encoding uncharacterized protein LOC135642065 is translated as MENGERRPTAEEVIARLKDDGDFDSLRLKIIRKVKENEELRSSIVSEVRQSMVLNEDGSEKLKLRQLSDAIYQELGSKIMGQISDEVWKVIKSCENDIRGTVESVYDRIVKPEVNKQDSVSPQKRLLVGDEKDQASLVAPSTCETNVSDGNEQMEVPPGFCSTDQPSSKVEHAMMLHDEQPHSSNEALNDPEQIDAVPPGFGPPVNSSIIPVGVSDEDPDVPPGFG